The DNA region GTCCCTAGCTTTTAGAGGAGGGACGGCCCTAAATAAGCTTTACCTTGACCGAGCAGCACGGTACAGCGAAGATATAGACGTCGTGCAAATTAACCCAGAGCCCATTGGTGATACTATCAAGGCCATTCGGGCATCTCTAGATGATTGGCTTGGTTCACCAAAAAGTAAGCTCACCCAGAGAAGTGCAAAACTTGTTTACCGTTATCAAGCCATTGATGATACGCTGGCAAGGCTCAAAATTGAAATCAATACCACGGAGCACTTTCATATTCAGCCGCTGAAGACTATTCCTTACGCAGTCAATTCGGAATGGTTTTCGGGCAGGGCTGACATTGTGACGTACCATTTGAACGAACTCATGGCAAGTAAACTGTGTGCCCTCCATCAAAGATCAAAAGGACGCGATCTGTTTGATTTGTGGCTAGTTAAAAGTCAGGGGTTGATTGATCTGGAACAACTGTTGTCCTTATTCGAACAGTATTGCAGGTACGCACAACATCATATAACGAGAGCAATGTTTGAGTTAAGCTTATCGCAGAAGTGCCAGTTTAAGGATTTTATCACAGACACAACAAAATTGCTGACTCCTGATACTGATTGGGATTTTGAAGAAGCATTGACAATGGTTAGACGTGAAATTATCAGCCATTTGCCAGGGAAACCCTGGAAGGGGATAAAGCAGGTGGCTTCATAGATTATGCTTAGGATTACATAGTTACATTTGTCGGGAATTCAGGATAGTTATGAGTTATTGCCAATTTGCCTATCAACACCCCCTACATCAAGAACATCATGACCGTGAGCATGGTTTTCCTGTCGCCGATGAAAAAGTTTTATTTGAGCGATTGGTGCTGGAGATTAATCAGCCGGGATTGTCGTGGCTAACGGTTTTAAAAAAACGTGAACATTTTCGAGACGCTTTTGCAGGATATGATTTGGAACAACTTGCATCCTATGGAACTGGGGAAATTGAACAGTTATTGAAGAACCCAGGTATTATTCGACATCGGCAGAAGATTGAAGCAGTTGTTTATAATGCCCAGCAAATCTTGGATTTTGTAGATGGTTTTTCAGGCTGGCTTCAACAGTTGCACCCATGCCCCCTTGATGCTTGGGTCAAATGCTTTCGCAAAGTTTTCCGTTTTACAGGCCCCAGCGTGGTGCACGAATTTCTGATGAGTGTCGGTTATCTACCGGGAGCACATCAGAAAGAGTGCCCGGTTTATGAAAAGGTGTTGAGAGCAAATCCGGCTTGGGCAGAAATTTGATTATTTTTGCTTGAAAAATGTGCAATCATTAATATATTTATGTTAGGGTAATGTTGAATTATTACTGATAGATTATTGTTTTTATTATAGGGGTTTAATTGTGAGAAATATATATTTTATATTATTTGTGTCATTGATGTTAAACGCGGTTGGCGTGGAATATATTGTTGCTTCTGAAGTAGAAGTTTCACACAGTACAAAGAAGAGGAATTATGGATTCTGGGCAGTGCACCCAGATAATTCTGAGCAAAAAATTCTTTTAGTCGGAAGCTGTCATAGTTATCCTCTTGTAGAACTTCCCACCGATCTTGTTAAAGAAATGAAAAGTCATGATATTTTGGTAACAGAAGTAGTAAAAGATACAAATATTGAAGAACATCTAAAATATGCTAGGAAGGCATTTAAATCTTTCAACCCTAAAGTATTAACTGAAAGGAATAATAAAACAGTTGGTTGGAAAACGGATGATCAAGGTTGGGAAATAGGTGATAATCCATGGACCGAGTCTCAATGCTTTTCAGAGGAAATCAAAGCTTTTTTCCAAGAGAATATGCAAGATATTTTGGGAGAAGATTTGCTTCTTCATCATTTGCATCCCGAGACTTTATTGTGTTTTTTGAAGTGCTGCGTGGGAAAATTATATGGTGTTGATAATGACATAATAAGGTACTATAGAGATTCAGGTAAAGAATCTTCTGGTCTTGAAACTTCAGAAGATAGAAAAAAAGCTATCTCGGAAGATGTGTATTTTAGATTAGGCCATAAAACAGTATCTTTTGTGCCATCGTATTCACAGGATATGGTGTCATTTGGTCTTGAAAAGTTAATTGATGAATTCGAGGTTTATAGAAGTATTTTGAACGCTGATATTGAAGTTGTGGGATCAGAGCATCATAACAAGAAATTAGTAGAGTCCGAGCTATATCTTCAATACCACGAAGATGGAGTAATTCCTTCTTCTGCAATTCCTTCGTACCATAGCACAGTTGGTTTTGAGCTTACTGAACTATACAAATATCTTGAACAAGGCCGTAATAATATTTGGGTACCAAAATTAATGGATATGTTTTCAACAAACCCTGAAAAATCTTTTACCATTGTCGTAGGGGCTAAGCACATCACGACTAGTGAAGATAGCCTCATTACCTTGCTAGAGACAGAAGGATTTACTTTCAAGCCATTTGTTGCAGATGACTAGCGAGATGCATAACCTCGGGCCGTAGCCCCGACCGGCATACTTGGTCAGCGGATTTTGTCCAGCTTGGCTTTTGCCAAGCTGAAGTGCAAAATCTAGCTAAGGACGCTAGGAAAAATAACATTTATAATCGTGTTTCGCGTTCTGTTGCTTGATCTTGCTGCGTAACGCTGTCTATAAAGTATTTTAGTTAAATTGTAAAGGTTATTTTTCCTAGCGTCCTAACCGGTATCTTAGGCTTAATTAGGGTTGCTGCGTCGTACATTATTGGATAGATCGTGATATTATTCAGACACGAAAAATCCTAGGACAACAAACAAAATATGGATATCTATTGATGAGGGTAAAGAACGAGAGCTTAAAAAGTGGGTGGAAAATTCCCCCCGAATTCGAAAGCAAAAAAGTAACATTCCGAAAAGAAATTGAAGGAGGAGCATTATGAGGTCACCGTCACACTTGTAAACTGCAAGCTGGTAGCTATAATTAAACTAGAGATTTTGATTTCACGAGAGTATAGTTACTCTCAAAAGCAAACAAAAAAAGGAGAAGTCCCATGGCTGTTATTGAATCTGAAATGATCCCTCTAGGGACCAAGGCCCCTGATTTTAACTTGAAAGATGCCACTTCTGGGCAAATGGTTATCTTATCAAAGCAGAAATCAGATGTGGCAACGGTAGTCATGTTTATTTGCAACCACTGCCCATTTGTAAAGCATATTCAAAAAAAATTGGCAGAAGTTGCCCAAAGTTATCAAAAACAAGGAGTGGTTTTTCTGGGAATTAACGCCAACGACTTTATAGCCTATCCTAGTGACTCACCTGAAAATATGAAGCGGGTCGCTGCTGAAAACGACTACTCATTCCCCTATTTGATCGATGAAACTCAAGATGTTGCGCGTGCATATAATGCTGTTTGCACACCAGAGTTTTACATTTTTGACGCCAATCTAAAATGTATCTATCGCGGTCGATTTGACGATTCAACTCCTGGCAATGGTGTTAAAGTCACAGGTAACGATCTTACCACGGCCTTAGATCAAGTTCTGAAGGGACAAGATGCTGATTTAGAACAAATTCCCAGTCGTGGATGTAGTATTAAGTGGAAGCCGTAGAGGAAAATTTTCATAATCTACGGCTTATCCATCCCTTTATTCCCCAGCTTCACTTTCCTCAGCAGCATCTTCTTCAGCACTTTCTAACATTGCTTCAGGTACATCATACTGATAGGGATCTTCTGCCTTTTTAGCACTCTGTTCAATCAAGGCTTTTTCTGCTTCTATCTGGGCTTCAGCTTCTTCTGCAGATTTGGCAACGTTGACCACCGCCCATACACTTACCTCTGGGTGCAGCATGATTTTAGCGCGGTGCAGCCCAAGCATCTTAATGGAATGGTGCAAAATAACCTGATCGCTCCTTAAGCTGACACCGGCTTCTGTCATAGCAGCTGCGATATCACGTGTGGTAACCGAACCGTATAACTGACCTGAGTCTCCAGCTTTGCGAATCATCACAACTGTCATGCCATCTACTTTGTCCTGAATCTTTTCAGCATCCTGACGAGCTTTTAAGTTGTTTGCTTCAAGCTGTACTTTTTGGGTTTCAAAGTACTCTCGATTTTCTTTCGACGCCCTTAAAGCTTTTTTCTGAGGCAAAAGAAAATTGCGTGCATAGCCATTCTTGACCTTGACTACGTCACCGATAAACCCCAGTTTCTCAATGCGTTCTAATAAAATAACTTCCATGATCTTTCCCAGCCTTTATTTCACAACGTAAGGCAACAATGCCAAGTGGCGTGCCCGTTTGATTGCTTGTGCTAACTCTCTTTGGTGTCCAGAGGATACAAATGAGATACGACGAGGTAATATTCTGCCCCTTTCAGACAAATATCTTTGCAACAACCGCACATCCTTATAATCGATTTTCGGTGCTCCCTTTTCACAGAAGGGACAGACTTTACGACGCCTAAACAGTTGACGTTGAGCACTGGGGCGCCCCCCATCACCTGAGGACGTCTCACTTCTTGATCTTGAATCATATGCCATAATTTACCTTTTCTACCTAACTTTTATCACTTGGGCTTTTATCATTTGGAGTATCTTGACTGGAGCTGTCCCGATTGGAACTATCTTGCGCGCTAGTAGACCCAGAGCTTCGATCTCGATCCCCTCGGAAAGGTCGCTTTGGTCTATCATCAGAAAAATCCCGTCCCCCGTAAGTGCGCGGCGGACGAGGTTGCTGTAGCAATGCAGAGGGTTGCGTCTGGTGCTCGTCAACAGCGATTGTTAAAAAGCGAATCACATCTTCACTGAGTCGCATGTTGCGCTCCATCTCTTCGATAGCGTCACCACCGGCAGTCACATTCATCAACACATAGTGTCCTTTGTGACTTTTCTTAATAGGATACGCTAGCTGTTTCAGACCCGCGTACTCAGTCCTGCTGACTTCAGCACCCTTTTCCGTCAAAATTCCTGAAAATTTCTCCGTAAGCGTATCAACTTGCGCTGACGATAATTCTTGGCGAGCAATAAAAATGCTCTCATATAGGTTCATTTGTAGTCCCCTCTCGGTTAATCATTTGCCCAACCCTGGGCCTTAAAAAGCTGGCACTCACCAGCAAGGAGATATCAAAGGGTAAATTTGTCCTCTAATGCCTTGGACTATAGCTGATGGAGACTAGCAAAAGCAAGAAAAATCAGGAAAGCAACAGCCCTGGGAAACAGAAGTTTTAATTTCACCCCAGTACATAAGTAGTTTATTATATTTTTTCTGACATACTTTGAAGAATTTGCTGGGAAGAATTTGCTAGAAAAATTAGAGGACACTTAAAATATGATCTACATTGCTCTTATTTTCATACTGATCGCCACGATTTTGCCGGTCCAGGCTGACAATCCCAAAGGCTTACATCCACCCAAAGTTGTGGAAACAGCAACCGCACGCGTTGGTCCTATACAGCGAAAGGCGCAATTGGTCGGACGTGTCAAATCAAAAAAAGCCTCAACTCTAAGAGCACGACGCTCTGGCCCGATTAAGCAAATTAATTTCCAAGACGGCGCTCAAGTACGTCATGGCGAAACTCTACTTCTGATTGATGATCCTGAAGTCGTACAAAGATACGAAATAGCAAAACAACAATCTAGTTTGGCTCACGAGGAGTTCAAGCGCCAAGAAATTTTGCTGAAAAGCAAAACGGGAACTAAGAAAAAACTTGAGCAAGCACAAACAGCTTGGCTTGCAGCCCAGGCAATTGAAAGCCAGGCTAAACTTGAACTTGATATGCACACCATTGTGGCACCATTTGATGGTGTCTTGGGCACGTTTCGCCTGAGTCAGGGGGCATTTATTCAGACAGGGGATGTATTGGTTAACGTCTACGACCCAAAATCCTATTACATTGAGTTTGAAGTTCCTGGGGATGCCTCGCTGCACTTACGTCCCGGACAAAAGCTGGAAGTAATCGCCCGTCTGGCAAAGGCTCCGCTTCCTGCACATATCAAAACCATTGAAAGCTGTATTGATACTCCGACACAAACTGCGCTGGTTCGCGCTGATATCGAAACGCATGCTCCT from Pseudomonadota bacterium includes:
- the rpsF gene encoding 30S ribosomal protein S6 — protein: MNLYESIFIARQELSSAQVDTLTEKFSGILTEKGAEVSRTEYAGLKQLAYPIKKSHKGHYVLMNVTAGGDAIEEMERNMRLSEDVIRFLTIAVDEHQTQPSALLQQPRPPRTYGGRDFSDDRPKRPFRGDRDRSSGSTSAQDSSNRDSSSQDTPNDKSPSDKS
- the rpsR gene encoding 30S ribosomal protein S18; amino-acid sequence: MAYDSRSRSETSSGDGGRPSAQRQLFRRRKVCPFCEKGAPKIDYKDVRLLQRYLSERGRILPRRISFVSSGHQRELAQAIKRARHLALLPYVVK
- a CDS encoding nucleotidyl transferase AbiEii/AbiGii toxin family protein, which codes for MISESFIEQWRMCAPWQTMAMIEQDLVLSRALVNLYNQPKIIQSLAFRGGTALNKLYLDRAARYSEDIDVVQINPEPIGDTIKAIRASLDDWLGSPKSKLTQRSAKLVYRYQAIDDTLARLKIEINTTEHFHIQPLKTIPYAVNSEWFSGRADIVTYHLNELMASKLCALHQRSKGRDLFDLWLVKSQGLIDLEQLLSLFEQYCRYAQHHITRAMFELSLSQKCQFKDFITDTTKLLTPDTDWDFEEALTMVRREIISHLPGKPWKGIKQVAS
- a CDS encoding TraB/GumN family protein; translated protein: MLNAVGVEYIVASEVEVSHSTKKRNYGFWAVHPDNSEQKILLVGSCHSYPLVELPTDLVKEMKSHDILVTEVVKDTNIEEHLKYARKAFKSFNPKVLTERNNKTVGWKTDDQGWEIGDNPWTESQCFSEEIKAFFQENMQDILGEDLLLHHLHPETLLCFLKCCVGKLYGVDNDIIRYYRDSGKESSGLETSEDRKKAISEDVYFRLGHKTVSFVPSYSQDMVSFGLEKLIDEFEVYRSILNADIEVVGSEHHNKKLVESELYLQYHEDGVIPSSAIPSYHSTVGFELTELYKYLEQGRNNIWVPKLMDMFSTNPEKSFTIVVGAKHITTSEDSLITLLETEGFTFKPFVADD
- the rplI gene encoding 50S ribosomal protein L9: MEVILLERIEKLGFIGDVVKVKNGYARNFLLPQKKALRASKENREYFETQKVQLEANNLKARQDAEKIQDKVDGMTVVMIRKAGDSGQLYGSVTTRDIAAAMTEAGVSLRSDQVILHHSIKMLGLHRAKIMLHPEVSVWAVVNVAKSAEEAEAQIEAEKALIEQSAKKAEDPYQYDVPEAMLESAEEDAAEESEAGE
- a CDS encoding efflux RND transporter periplasmic adaptor subunit, whose translation is MIYIALIFILIATILPVQADNPKGLHPPKVVETATARVGPIQRKAQLVGRVKSKKASTLRARRSGPIKQINFQDGAQVRHGETLLLIDDPEVVQRYEIAKQQSSLAHEEFKRQEILLKSKTGTKKKLEQAQTAWLAAQAIESQAKLELDMHTIVAPFDGVLGTFRLSQGAFIQTGDVLVNVYDPKSYYIEFEVPGDASLHLRPGQKLEVIARLAKAPLPAHIKTIESCIDTPTQTALVRADIETHAPVQPGEFVNINLVIDTSGDNVIQVPLTAMFLNEGTPHAYIIEKDKLKLVAIEPGLESAGMLEIKKGLKANDTVVVGGQLRLKDGELIKVYTK
- a CDS encoding thioredoxin family protein, with the translated sequence MAVIESEMIPLGTKAPDFNLKDATSGQMVILSKQKSDVATVVMFICNHCPFVKHIQKKLAEVAQSYQKQGVVFLGINANDFIAYPSDSPENMKRVAAENDYSFPYLIDETQDVARAYNAVCTPEFYIFDANLKCIYRGRFDDSTPGNGVKVTGNDLTTALDQVLKGQDADLEQIPSRGCSIKWKP
- a CDS encoding DNA-3-methyladenine glycosylase I; protein product: MSYCQFAYQHPLHQEHHDREHGFPVADEKVLFERLVLEINQPGLSWLTVLKKREHFRDAFAGYDLEQLASYGTGEIEQLLKNPGIIRHRQKIEAVVYNAQQILDFVDGFSGWLQQLHPCPLDAWVKCFRKVFRFTGPSVVHEFLMSVGYLPGAHQKECPVYEKVLRANPAWAEI